Part of the Citrus sinensis cultivar Valencia sweet orange chromosome 2, DVS_A1.0, whole genome shotgun sequence genome, TGTAATTACTCTACTTTAGAGCATGCCTTTATAACTAtacaatcaaaataataacttatttttattattttttatttcaattgtatAGCTACGAAACTCCTTTAAAATAGCCGTAGCCTTTTACTAATTTATCGAAATAAAGAGACAgaccaatttattaattgtctATGTGTCATCTCAATTTTAGAATGCGTCACGGAGCTAACGTCGAAAATGGAGATTAGCAAGAGATATAccttaaatttttcataatgaaTTAGTTGCTTTAGGTGAGAAATTTTGATCGaagttaaaattgttattgtgaAATTACAGATTAATTTCCTACCAAGAAAAAATTGTCTGCGGTGAGCGTAAGTCAAGTGAAGCACATAATGATAaaagtagaaatttttttaaagtgtggaaaaattcaaaaaaataattttaaaatttaattttataatactattaaactCTACAAATTTTTCTGGATTCTAACATTCTAGACTAAGAAAACTACTAATGATGCGAGTTAATAAGCTATAGCACAAAACCAGAAAATAAAGTGATTACATTAAAGGAAATTAAACCGTATACATGGGTCCCTGAAAGAAAAAGCGAAAGCGCTTGTCGGCCAGGCAAAGACTTGGATCTCTTAACACCATAAGTCAAGCAcataatgacaaaaattatatatataaagactCAAAGTCGTCCACTTGGTCTTTATaaggaataaattatttttttttattttttttttttgggtgaggattttggtttattaattaaagttgGGTTGTTTGGGCATGTGAAGCAAGAAGGCCACAGGCAGAAGCAGGAATGTGAGTTtttctgcttttttttttttttcaaatattgatGTTTCTAGATACAGATTCTTATATGTACCTTTAATCATTAATTCTGGAAATGAGTTAGCTGTGCAGATTGTTTTCGGTTATTAATTGTTTCTAATGCTGTCATCTAAATATACtgataatttcatttattttaatttgttgcttcTGCAGTGAGCAATTAACAGAAGATGGATGACTGTGAGGATGTATCGATTGATATGGAGAAGTTAGCGCATACTTTGAGTGAGAAGTTGGAAACCCTGCATCACTGGTCTAAAGATTGTTCCATCTATAGAGTTGCTGAGCCCAAGCGGTGTTTAAATCCAAGACATTTTACTCCACAAATGGTTTCAATTGGCCCTTTTCATCATGGTAAGGAAGAGCTAAAACCCATGGAAGAGCATAAACAAAGGTacctaaaatattttcttcaacgGACTAAGGTGAGCATGGCAAGTTTCCTTGGATTTATAAAGGCAAAGGAAACAAAACTGCGCAATTGTTATGCAGCAACCATTTGTAATCTTGGAAGTGATGAGTTCGTAGCGATGGTTTTAGTGGATGCTGTCTTTCTTATTGAGTTTTTTCTGagatattataaaagtaatttaagaACTGATGATGATCGCATTTTCAAAAAACCCAAATATTTGGAAATACAGGATGACTTTTTGCTGGTAGAAAATCAGCTTCCATTATTCATTCTCATTGACTTGTTTGATCTAGCCAAAACAGCAACCTATGAAGATGTCTTTTACGAGAATATTTCCTTTGTCAAAATTACATGTTTTTGGTTCAGGGATCAATTACTTGGATTTCTTCCACTGGATGAGAATTCGCTAGAAATCCACTTTTCCAAAGCTGAGCATTTTCTTGATCTGATTATACTCTGTCTTCAGCCATCCCAGTCACGTGCTCAAATTATATTGAAAGATCAAAGCATACCCAGTATGAAGGAACTTCACCAAGCCGGAGTCAAGTTTAAACCAGCTGCCGGGTCAACCAAAAACCTACTTGACATCAATTTTAATCAAGGAATTCtggaaatttcatttttcaaggtGTATGATGACACGGAGCGTGCGTACAGAAATCTTCTAGCCTTCGAGCGTATGCATGGCTACAAGGGatattttaatgattacaTTATAATGATGGCTTGTCTCATCAGCTGTCCGAAAGATGCAGAATTACTCGTTCAAAATGAAGTTATTAGGCTAGGGAATACTGAAACCGTTCCAACTGTTTTTGGAAAACTTGATCGCGACTGTACGTTATATAGTAGTCGTTTCCAATATTCTGGCGTTGTCACTGATTTACAGGCCTATCGCAAATTACCATGGCACAAATGGAAGGCAGCCTTgaagcaaaattatttcaacacTCCATGGGCGTCTATCTCTGTAATTGCAGCTGTTATTCTCCTCCTACTCACAGCCACGCAAACAGTTTCTTCTCTAATTGCATTgtagatttattaatttctactGTTTGTGAtcaatttttgtgtttttaagGAGCATTTCATTTGTATTGCTTGCTAGTGCCTCTGTTTTGTTTAGCTCTCCCACggaatgtataaaaaataagagcagTTGATTTCTATAGTTACTGTTGCTGTTTTCACTCGCCTTTCCAACAAGTCAAGCAGCTATATATTGTCCACTTGTCAcctcaatttttaaattgtcacCTAGCTGACATCGGTAATGGAGGATGGCATGgcagataaaaaagaaaggcaATAGTGTGATAATGTAGCAATTCGATTCTATGAAAaggttttaatatttgaataaccAGTATTAGTATTGATTCTACAATtcgtaataattaattagttgctTTATGGAGACATTTTATAATCACGTTAGAACTTTTACTGTGAAATGAGAGAGTAATTTGTCTACAGTAAGCCCCAAGTCAAGTCAAGCACATAATGATATAACATAAAAGCAAGATAAGTCGAGCAATCGTAAAGCATGGGTCCTGGaaagttgaaagaaaaagcaagAGCGTTTTGTGGCCCAGCACAGAgtgatgaaaatttgattattcACTCTCCGATCGGACGGATAAAGACCAGCCAGCTGGGTTGGTTTGGCTATTCCTTTCTGTTGAAAAGGACCCTACATTAAGGGATTTGAAGTGACTTCGATGCAAAGCAGTTGTGCGGggcaataaaattcaatacatGATCTCTGCCAAGTAAAAGACACGATTGCAGGGAAGCGCTATgcttcataaaatatttagggGGTGTCAAATGGTGTAGAGGTAAATCTCTTTGGGTTAAAGTTGAAAACGAGTATTTAATTATTGGGGTAAAATGTTAAACTTTTAAAGTTGTAAGAgctaaacagaaaaataaatattttaaaatctgaaattgtaaatttacataattatatttaatcatTGTTTTTGGACATACAACAGCAGGGCAGGGCCTCTGTTTTCCATGGGACAGCTTCCCCATGGATGAAAGTATCGATGATAATACTTAACACATGTTTATGCTTTCACCTTTTTTTCATTGAGAAGCCGAAACGAATCtgctttaagttttaaattaattaacttgagATGAGGTTCAAGAATATTACACGGTTTTTTCCTCAGGAATTTATGGTAGTAATTCATTTTAGGCTATGCTAAATTGCTCATTGCAGTAAATTCGTTGTAAGACTTTACTTTAATACTATTATTGGATCCTTATTATTATGCTTAAGCTTTTGAAACTATGTTATTTCTGTAACAAGaattcaaagttgaatttattGGCTTGCTTTTGAATTCTCTTGTCTCACGGCTCATCTACTTGCTCTGAATTTAGTACGTTAGGGGAcccattaattgtttaattaatacttATTGACTCTCAAGTTAAATTTTTGTGTCAACCGATTTCTCTAAGACTCTAGCAACCAATATAATCTTTGTTCTTATTACATGAGAACCAATAAAGAAAGATAACACTTACTGACTTTATTGAAAGAGATTCCATAAATGACAAGAGAATTGTTATGCTCTGAAGGAAGGAATTAATGTACAATATCAATTTATTCGAACTactcctatatatatatggactATATGGACCAATTTATTACGAGGACCTGGTCGATCTTATATGTTATTGTGTTTCATATCCACAATTAATACTGGCTACAAAGAAAAGCAATGTGAGTATTCATTTTAGTCTTCATTTTTGATGCGTTAAGTTTCTGATTTATATGCACTTGATTGTCATACCTTTTTATTAATCAGGAGACACATCATTCTTCTCGCTCAACCGaggacttttattaaaatgctGGCCATGGATGACAGGGAGGACGAGCATGTACCCGTCGAAATAGAGAAGCTAGCCGATTCTTCATCCACAGTTAATACAGGGGATACAGAAAAAGCAATGTGAGTATTCACTTTTGTCTCAGTTTTTGACGTGTTAAGTAGCTGATTAATCTATGCACACTCGATCGTCATATCTTTTTATAAATCTGGATGGATATATCTCTGGTACTCAAGGAGCATTGTTTCTTATTGTTCTCTAGTTGTCAGgtgtgtataaatattatcacgattaattgaaaaatatactAGACAAAGAGTGATTGCAAAAGGAGCAATGCTTCTGAAACACACCAAGAATTTTCCATACTAatgtcatttatttcattattcttCCATTAGCAACTGATTGAATATATATGGATGACAGGGCGCATGAGGACGAGAACGAGCATGTGCCGATTGATATGAAGAAGTTAGCCGATTCTTTGAGTGGGAAGTTGGAGACCCTGCCTCCCTTGTCTGGAAAGTGTTCCATCTACAGAATGGTTTCAATTGGCCCTTTCCATCATGGTAAGGAAGAGCTAAAAGCCATGGAAGAGCATAAACAAAGGTACCTAAAATGCTTTCTTCAAAGAACAAAGGTATCCATGGCACGTTTCCTTGCATTTATAAAGGAGAGGGAAGCAGAATTGCTCAGTTGTTATGCAGAAACCATTCATAATCTTCAAAGTGATGATTTCGTAAAAATGGTTTTAGTGGATGCTGTGTTTCTCATTGAGTTCTTTCTGAGAGTTTATAAACCTGATTGCAGAACTGATGATGATCCCATATTCGGAAGATCATTTTTGTATGCTGATGTGAGGCATGAGATTTTGCTGCTAGAAAATCAGCTTCCATTGTTCATTCCCAACGACTTGTTTAATCTAGCCAAAACAACAACGTTTGAAACAAACTTGTATGATAAATTTCCTTCATGACAATTACCTGTTTTTGGTTCAGGGATGATATTGTTGGATATCTTCCAATACAGGAGAATTTGCTAGAAATCAACTTTTCGAAAGCCAAACATTTTGTCGATCTGCTTATACTCTGTCTTCAGCCATCCCAGTCGCGTGCAGTTATTGCGTTGAAAGATCTAAACATTCCCAGCGTAAAGAAGCTTGACCAAGCTGGAATTAAGTTTAAACGAGGGTCGAGCAAGGATCTACTCGACATCAAATTTAATGAGGGAATTCTAGAAATTCCATTTTTAAGGGTGGATGAGACCACAGAGCGTTTGTACAGAAATGTTCTGGCTTTCGAGAATATGCATTGCTACACTGGCTATTTTAATGACtatattttaatgatgaatTATCTTGTCAGCACGCCAAAAGACGCGGAATTACTCCTTCAGAACGAAATTATCGGGCTAGGGGACACTGAAGCAGTTCCAACTGTATTTCGCAACCTTGGTAAAGATTGTGCGATATATTACTTTCATTTCCAATATTCTGCTGTTCTTGCCAATCTACAGGCCTATTGCAAATCGCACAAGTTGAAGGCAACCTTcaagcaaaattatttaaccTTGAAGCAAAATTATTGCAACACTCTATGGGCGTCTATCTCTGTTATTGCAGCTGTTATTCTTCTTCTACTCACATTCATACAAACAGTTTGTTCGCTCATCGCattgtagattcacttttacagtttattatgtattattttctttgaaggaATTCACTTGTATTACCCGTGAGTGTTTCTGTTTAGCTCGACCACTTTTGCTGTTTTCACAATAAGTCCAGCACATAACGGTAAAAATTTGACGATTCAATTAATATTGAAGAAAGACTCAAGTTCTCCACTCGCCCAATCGTCCacttgttaataaaaaatatctagaGTTATACATATCTAGGGAGGGGTGGTATATGGAAGATGTGGCTAAGAAATataatagatatatatatatatatatatatataggcagTTAGATTTTGGTGAAAAGGAAAATGCCCTAGAATTATACATATACATCGGTTTTTTTATGACGCGGCAGTTTTCTGATTAATATTGATACTTATTAACCAGAAAACTACTGGCATCGGTTTTATTATGACGCGGCCAAATGCACTGCTCCTACATTGAACCGATCATaagtaataagaaaatttttatttcattttctaaaatttataaattgattatCAAATTAGTTGTGTAAAGCTATTCCTTTTCTACTTTTCTAATctaccaaaaataattttaaaaaatactaaaattaatatttatctttcaaaatcaaaattttgagctTAAAAAACAATCCCAAATTAAAGAGCTATATGACAAACCACATTTTagtgaaattttgaatttcaaaaaagtaattgaagaaaatggtTTTGTTGCAAGTGTCATATTGTTACAACTGACATAAACAGtttctaatatttaaaaaataatagtttttttctttaatttctcgaacttttatgtttatttatgattatgcATCTCCACACATTAGTGTCGCACTAGAACTTTTAGCGTGGAAATTGGAAAACATCATCCGTACTCCCAAGTCCCACCCTCCAATGTGATGTATATGTGTCACGTCTTCGTGTATATATGGGTTGGCCCCTCTTCAAGTTCAAGTAttcttaaattcttttcattAGTTTCTTAGACAACTTT contains:
- the LOC102620791 gene encoding putative UPF0481 protein At3g02645; this translates as MDDCEDVSIDMEKLAHTLSEKLETLHHWSKDCSIYRVAEPKRCLNPRHFTPQMVSIGPFHHGKEELKPMEEHKQRYLKYFLQRTKVSMASFLGFIKAKETKLRNCYAATICNLGSDEFVAMVLVDAVFLIEFFLRYYKSNLRTDDDRIFKKPKYLEIQDDFLLVENQLPLFILIDLFDLAKTATYEDVFYENISFVKITCFWFRDQLLGFLPLDENSLEIHFSKAEHFLDLIILCLQPSQSRAQIILKDQSIPSMKELHQAGVKFKPAAGSTKNLLDINFNQGILEISFFKVYDDTERAYRNLLAFERMHGYKGYFNDYIIMMACLISCPKDAELLVQNEVIRLGNTETVPTVFGKLDRDCTLYSSRFQYSGVVTDLQAYRKLPWHKWKAALKQNYFNTPWASISVIAAVILLLLTATQTVSSLIAL
- the LOC112496093 gene encoding uncharacterized protein LOC112496093: MRHIILLAQPRTFIKMLAMDDREDEHVPVEIEKLADSSSTVNTGDTEKAMAHEDENEHVPIDMKKLADSLSGKLETLPPLSGKCSIYRMVSIGPFHHGKEELKAMEEHKQRDDIVGYLPIQENLLEINFSKAKHFVDLLILCLQPSQSRAVIALKDLNIPSVKKLDQAGIKFKRGSSKDLLDIKFNEGILEIPFLRVDETTERLYRNVLAFENMHCYTGYFNDYILMMNYLVSTPKDAELLLQNEIIGLGDTEAVPTVFRNLGKDCAIYYFHFQYSAVLANLQAYCKSHKLKATFKQNYLTLKQNYCNTLWASISVIAAVILLLLTFIQTVCSLIAL